One Pseudodesulfovibrio cashew DNA window includes the following coding sequences:
- a CDS encoding protoporphyrinogen/coproporphyrinogen oxidase codes for MKTRYLIIGAGPTGLGAAHRLKELGADDYLVLERHGHAGGLAASFRDDAGFTWDIGGHVVFSHYAYFDALMDSLLGEERLEHQRESWVRSHGSWVPYPFQNNIRYLPREPRWECVEGLLPGNRSEAAPENFAQWFEHIFGAGIARHFMAPYNFKVWATPPELMQFNWIGERVSVVDLRKVLKNIILAQDDVAWGPNNTFKFPLHGGTGEIFRRMASLQGDRIRYGQEVASVDALAKRVTTLDGLEVEYDVLLNTAPLDRFVAEWMASPDSALVEAASGLEHNAVHVAGVGLDIREERERNSRCWMYFPEKDCPFYRVTNFHNYSPNNVARPGEQLAFMCETSHSAHKPEKIDELMDRTVAGLVNTSLLDQSRVDDIVTRWETNVDYGYPVPTLSRDASLRAIQPRLEELDIYSRGRFGGWKYEVSNMDHSVMQGVEWAERMVTDTPESTYSWE; via the coding sequence GTGAAGACCAGATACCTGATCATCGGGGCGGGCCCCACCGGCCTTGGCGCGGCCCACCGGCTCAAGGAACTCGGCGCGGACGACTACCTGGTGCTTGAGCGGCACGGCCACGCGGGCGGCCTGGCGGCCAGCTTCCGGGACGACGCCGGGTTCACCTGGGACATCGGCGGCCACGTGGTCTTCTCGCACTATGCGTATTTCGACGCGCTCATGGATTCCCTGCTTGGCGAGGAGCGGCTGGAGCACCAGCGCGAGTCCTGGGTCCGCTCCCACGGCTCCTGGGTGCCGTATCCCTTCCAGAACAATATCCGCTACCTGCCGCGCGAGCCCCGCTGGGAGTGCGTGGAGGGATTGTTGCCCGGCAACCGGTCCGAGGCCGCGCCGGAAAATTTCGCCCAGTGGTTCGAGCATATCTTTGGCGCGGGCATCGCCAGACATTTCATGGCCCCGTACAATTTCAAGGTGTGGGCCACACCGCCCGAGCTGATGCAGTTCAACTGGATCGGCGAGCGGGTCAGCGTCGTGGACCTGCGAAAGGTGCTCAAGAACATCATCCTGGCGCAGGACGACGTGGCCTGGGGGCCGAACAACACCTTCAAATTTCCGCTTCACGGCGGCACTGGAGAAATATTCCGGCGCATGGCCTCTCTCCAGGGCGATCGCATCCGCTACGGCCAGGAAGTGGCTTCGGTGGACGCCTTGGCCAAACGCGTGACCACCCTGGACGGTCTGGAGGTTGAGTACGACGTGCTCCTGAACACCGCGCCCCTGGACCGCTTCGTCGCTGAGTGGATGGCTTCGCCGGATTCCGCTCTGGTGGAGGCCGCGTCCGGCCTGGAGCACAACGCGGTGCACGTGGCCGGGGTCGGCCTGGACATCCGCGAGGAGCGCGAGCGCAACTCCCGCTGCTGGATGTATTTCCCGGAGAAGGACTGCCCCTTTTACCGGGTGACCAACTTTCACAACTACTCGCCCAACAACGTGGCCCGGCCAGGCGAGCAGCTTGCCTTCATGTGCGAGACCTCACACTCCGCGCACAAGCCCGAAAAGATCGACGAATTGATGGACCGTACCGTCGCGGGTCTGGTAAATACCTCCTTGCTGGACCAGAGCAGGGTGGACGACATCGTCACCCGGTGGGAGACCAACGTGGACTACGGCTATCCCGTGCCCACCCTCTCCCGGGACGCCTCCCTGCGCGCCATCCAGCCCCGGTTGGAGGAATTGGACATCTACTCGCGTGGCCGTTTCGGCGGCTGGAAGTACGAGGTGTCCAACATGGACCACTCTGTCATGCAGGGCGTGGAGTGGGCCGAACGCATGGTCACTGATACGCCCGAATCAACCTATTCCTGGGAATAA
- a CDS encoding lytic transglycosylase domain-containing protein, which produces MKISKSVRLLLLVLLVAGLSFGCAKKQPVEPAVVEATQTDIEAEPEVPVDADPLEPEVAAQPDVEGDLTETEQAVLNARFGLLFDLEAHETEDVEQYFNYFTHKARKTMVRWLERSQPYLPYVRRVFTKYGLPQDLVLLPFTESGYNVRAYSWAGAGGMWQFMRGTGRLYGLRSDWWIDERRDPYKSTDAAARHLKDLYDKFGDWYLALAAYNAGEGKISRALKQAGCNDFFELTAKNRKLSRRVRLKTETRHYVPKFIAISKIFQNLDALGFEPVSWEMEQELVPVEVPGGTDLLALARAGGMNWSEFHRLNPAFRRQVSPPHMGATAYLPVDRADKMMAYLADPGSRPYAGYTRHRVRSGDSWWRISRRYHVPVSVLKKVNNTRTNTLRPGQFVMVPGNGSSRSIVASAAPASSSSRAETRAIAAKRGNYIVRSGDTLWSISRKFGTTVSTVKRANGLNSNRLKAGQKLYIPNNSSTATKQAVRDAEKVKTQLVRYKVRRGDNLISIARRFGVKVSDLRRWNSLNSKGTIYAGQRLKVYVQ; this is translated from the coding sequence TTGAAAATATCGAAGTCTGTACGGTTACTGTTGTTGGTCCTGCTCGTGGCGGGATTGTCGTTTGGTTGCGCAAAGAAGCAGCCGGTCGAGCCCGCCGTTGTGGAGGCGACCCAGACGGACATCGAGGCCGAGCCCGAAGTGCCGGTGGACGCCGACCCCCTTGAGCCCGAGGTGGCGGCCCAGCCCGACGTGGAAGGCGACCTGACCGAAACCGAGCAGGCGGTGCTGAACGCCCGCTTCGGCCTGCTCTTCGACCTCGAGGCCCACGAGACCGAAGACGTCGAACAATATTTCAATTACTTCACCCACAAAGCCAGGAAGACCATGGTGCGCTGGCTGGAACGTTCCCAGCCCTATCTTCCCTACGTGCGCCGCGTCTTCACCAAATACGGCCTGCCTCAGGACCTGGTCCTGCTGCCCTTTACCGAGTCCGGCTACAACGTTCGCGCCTACTCCTGGGCCGGTGCCGGGGGCATGTGGCAGTTCATGCGCGGCACGGGCCGACTCTATGGCCTGCGGTCCGACTGGTGGATCGACGAACGCCGCGATCCTTACAAATCCACGGATGCCGCCGCCCGTCACCTGAAGGATCTCTACGACAAGTTCGGTGACTGGTATCTCGCCCTGGCCGCCTACAACGCGGGCGAAGGCAAGATTTCCCGCGCCCTGAAGCAGGCCGGATGCAACGATTTCTTTGAATTGACCGCCAAGAACCGCAAGCTCTCCCGTCGGGTCCGCCTCAAGACCGAGACCCGTCATTACGTGCCCAAGTTCATCGCCATCTCCAAGATCTTCCAGAACCTCGATGCCCTGGGCTTCGAGCCGGTTTCCTGGGAAATGGAGCAGGAATTGGTGCCTGTCGAGGTGCCTGGGGGCACCGATCTGCTGGCCCTGGCCCGCGCCGGCGGCATGAACTGGAGCGAGTTCCATCGACTCAACCCGGCCTTTCGTCGCCAGGTCAGCCCGCCGCACATGGGGGCCACGGCCTATCTGCCCGTGGACCGCGCGGACAAGATGATGGCCTACCTGGCCGATCCCGGTTCCCGGCCCTACGCCGGATACACCCGGCACCGCGTTCGCTCCGGCGACTCCTGGTGGCGCATCTCCCGCCGTTACCACGTGCCCGTGTCCGTGCTGAAAAAGGTCAACAACACCCGCACCAACACCCTGCGTCCCGGCCAGTTCGTCATGGTTCCGGGCAATGGGTCCAGCCGCAGCATAGTGGCTTCGGCCGCCCCGGCTTCGTCGTCTTCCCGTGCCGAGACCCGTGCCATCGCTGCCAAGCGCGGCAACTACATCGTCCGTTCCGGCGATACCCTGTGGTCCATCTCCCGCAAATTCGGGACCACGGTGTCCACGGTCAAGCGCGCCAACGGCCTGAATTCCAACCGGCTCAAGGCCGGGCAGAAGCTCTACATCCCCAACAACTCCAGCACCGCCACCAAGCAGGCGGTCCGGGACGCGGAAAAGGTCAAGACCCAGTTGGTCCGCTACAAGGTCCGCAGAGGCGACAACCTGATCTCCATCGCCCGCCGTTTCGGAGTCAAGGTCTCGGACCTGCGTCGTTGGAACTCCCTTAACAGCAAGGGCACCATCTACGCCGGACAACGCCTCAAGGTCTACGTGCAGTAG
- a CDS encoding sulfotransferase family 2 domain-containing protein has translation MNWPAYVAMDAVPSGSSVLLYGAGGRGGRALELLKALNPGVTVLGFVDSFKRGRWQGLPVHAPEDILTGALGADFVIVTTFDFIPVLTRLDHALGEKLLVGDIPMPERKHAIISHGLKAIYLVMPKVASTTLEVALAAASPTPIEVIQEADLSACPRDYFSFTFVRNPYDRMVSIFRHEANNFNRNVYRPAMEWLGRDPADFANFVEFVHRLPDGIADIHVRSQHRLLEGVEETVGLDFAGHLESLNEDFARVAERLEIPSDLGHITKSKRGHYRDYCTPKLLALIGERYRRDFELFGYELEA, from the coding sequence ATGAACTGGCCCGCCTACGTCGCCATGGACGCCGTCCCATCCGGTTCTTCTGTGCTGCTCTACGGGGCGGGAGGCCGTGGCGGCCGCGCACTGGAGCTGCTCAAGGCGCTCAACCCCGGAGTCACGGTCCTCGGCTTCGTGGACAGCTTCAAGCGAGGGCGCTGGCAGGGTTTGCCGGTCCACGCACCGGAGGACATCCTTACCGGTGCTCTGGGTGCGGACTTCGTCATCGTCACCACCTTCGACTTCATCCCGGTGCTGACGCGGCTTGACCACGCTCTGGGAGAGAAGCTCCTGGTGGGAGACATCCCCATGCCGGAACGAAAGCACGCCATCATCTCCCACGGGCTGAAGGCAATCTACCTGGTCATGCCCAAGGTGGCGAGCACCACGCTGGAGGTGGCCCTGGCCGCTGCCTCGCCCACGCCAATCGAGGTCATTCAGGAGGCCGACCTGTCCGCCTGCCCCCGTGACTACTTTTCCTTCACCTTCGTGCGCAACCCATACGACCGCATGGTCTCCATTTTCCGGCACGAAGCCAACAACTTCAACCGGAACGTGTACCGCCCGGCCATGGAGTGGCTGGGCAGGGACCCGGCGGACTTCGCCAATTTCGTGGAGTTCGTGCACCGCCTGCCCGATGGCATCGCCGACATCCACGTCCGGTCCCAGCACAGGCTGCTGGAGGGCGTGGAAGAGACCGTGGGCCTGGATTTTGCGGGACATCTGGAGTCTCTGAATGAGGACTTCGCCCGCGTGGCCGAGCGTCTCGAAATCCCGTCCGATCTGGGACACATCACCAAGAGCAAACGCGGGCACTACCGCGACTACTGCACCCCGAAGCTGCTCGCCCTGATCGGAGAGCGCTATCGGCGCGACTTCGAACTGTTCGGCTACGAGCTTGAAGCATAG